The sequence TACAAAAAGGCATAGTAGTAAATACACAAAGATAAAATTGAGAAATGTATCCATAAGAATATTTTTTCAGTGACAGTTGCAAACCAGAAAGTTGTACATAGTCATGTACGATAATGTAAGTCATGTGGGTTGTAAATATTGTATTTCCGATGTTCGGAGTTAGGCAACTACCACTCTAGACCTACAGTGCCTTCAGAAAGTATTTACTCCCCTTGacatttttcacattttattTCTGCTAAATAATTTCAGGTTATTTATgaagcagaattttttttttatttaagaacAATGGTTTTCAGAAATTGAAGACTCAGTTTCTCATGTGTAGAAGTATAAATATAACATCCTGGTGTTTTTCAAACCTGATAAAATGTGGCAACAACACCTTGTCCACCTGAAGGACCGCATACCAAAATAAAAGTGCTGCAATGTGGTCTATGTAGTAACGTGTAGTGAGGAGTGTACTGATTTGTACAAAGGGGAGGCCAGGCAGCCACTACACAAATGTATGGCACATCACAGGGTAGCAAACCACTCGCAGAAGGGCTCAGCGGTTTATGCAAATTTACAAGAAAAGAACCACATTTGTTAGGGCTAGGACATACACTTTCTAGAAAGGGAGGATAGATGGTTTGATAGAGGACTCAAAGAGGCTATATATATGTTAGACTGTAACAACCCTCTCTAAAGGGGGGGAGGGTGTACAGCATCATGCTGCTTATAATGCTGCAACAACATCACTGCCTTGGTGGTTCCCCCAGCACACCACCTGGGCCCAGTCCCAGGAAAGTGGGAAAGAAGGGGAGAAGGAGCCGTTCACACACAGCCTGGGTCACCTCTCTGGCTCAGTTCGGGGAAAGTTGAAGTGGCCCAGGTGAGAGATGTCATGTTCAGAAGTTGAACATGTGCTCTGAATGGCTGTCCCCACGCAGGTCCACTTTTAAAAAGGCACTACCATGTGGATAAATTGTCAGGTTACTCCACCCAGCATCAGAATTGAAGAAGCCATCCGGATgaaggcctttgcacaccaagtTCGTATTTTTCGTCCGAAATTGTCGCATGTTTAAAAATAACTACGATGTCACGTTGTGTCAATCACGTTTACACACCGGCTCCAAAAGTTTCGTCCGTCATTAAAGTTTTCGGAACAGGTTCGATTTTCTGCGTTTTTTCTCATCCGTCAAAAGCCTTTAGAGAGTTGTTTGACCACTCAGAGCCACCGTACATGCCAACACCATCATCCAAAATGGCATCTGAGAAACTTTCACTTCGTCCCCCAGCACAAAGCACTTTATGACAccagagcgtccatggggtaaggcattcattaggccacccttacccgagggatagtgggtgtagatcggtgtagtgttcggggactcgtcattctccagcgacccctctggccaatctgggcgcctgcagccaagcaaccgaaagcattctcccttcgtctccttcgtggcctgaaggtaatgcaatccatgcgaggcttcggcATGTAAGATagcaagagcagccgacacgagtttgaaggaagctggtgttacgactatctccttcctgtcagccaggggagttattcgacaagagtttcagccatatgccattgggttaatcgggtgggataaggggaaaaactagaaatacatttatttagaaaaaaaagcACTTTATGACAAAGAATATAGAGATACGGAATTTAAAGACAGATTGTGGCAGGTAATTGCAGAACAGCTTGGAATTGGGGATGGTAGGTACTGATCACAAAACAAAGGACGCACGAAAGATGAGACAGTAGTGATTGTGCTATAGGCAGCTACCCTAATTTGCCTTTTTTTGTATTACGTTAGTTGAAGCAGTGAAGAAAATGTGGTGTAACCTGCGGGAAACATACGTCCACaaaaagagagaggagcagagcagaAGTGGGAGGGGGGTCAGTAAGAAAAAGAAGTGGAAATATATGGAAGCAGTGCCCTACCCGAAATCTTCCACAACAAAGAGAAGGTAATGTTAGCCGATCAAGAAATGCACAACAGCAATGATGATGCTTACAGCAGAGTGCAGTCCGCACAGTGTCATTTCATAACTCAGATAGACTACTTTCAGCAGGTCAGATAGTAATATTCAGCTgggtgatgaggaggaggaggatgaaataTAGAGGATGAGGACAGCACACAGATTTGCTCACAGGTCTCCCTCACAATCTTTCCCACGGTGCTGATGCCCAACCTGAAACTGATGGCAATGGTGGTAAATGAGTCCCCAGTGCTGAGATAACTTAAATCCTACAAATATTGTTATAGCAAATGAATTGATGAATGAAcaggtatgtgtgtgcgcgcgcccctACCTTAGACATACTGCCAGCTGCTGTTCAGGGTCAACTGGATCGTGTAAATTGGTGGTCTTTTTAATGTGTGGTTCCAGTATTGCTAGCAGGGTATCAAACTGGACCACTGACATCCTGAATTGCACCACGATCGGGATAATTACACAGCTCCTTTATCAGCAGGTGAAACTCCCTGCTCTTAACGTCTTCTCCGGATTGGATGGACccaatattttctttttctttcaagaAATGAGAGGACCACAAAATCATCCTCACTGCTTGACGACTCCATTTTGTCTTGTATTGCGAATTTTCGCAACGAACAGAATAATAACACGCGTCAGACTCAGTGTGCAAGGTTTCTGTGCGTAACGATTTTTATCGGATGACggattaaaaaaaatgcatatgAAAAATACggacttggtgtgcaaaggccttgAATGGGGAAATTTCTTCAAACTGGAAACTAACATCCAGTGAACAGATTTAATCCTCGAGTGTAAACCTTCTTAGCCATTTCTtaatagtttttgttttgttctttgggTCGTTGTGCTATTGGAACATGACTCTTCACCATAAGTGCAGTTCCCATGTTGAATTTCCCTGTGTTTAGCTCAATCCATCTTGCCCGTAATGGAAACAAGCTTTCAGTCCTTGCTGCTGAAAAGCTGCCCTGTAGATGATACTGTCACCACCACGCTTGACGGAAGGGAGGTTACCTGAGTATTGAGCTGCGTTGAGGTAGCAACAAACATAGGCCTTTGCTTTGAGGTGAAGGAGCTTGGCATCGTTCCCATCAAACCACAAAATCCACTTCCAGAAGGTCCAAGATTGTTTTGCATGGCTTCTTCCAAACTCAAGGGGTGACTTAATGTTGGCCTTTCTCAGAAGTGTCTACTTTCTGGCCATCCTCCCACAGAGACTGAAGCTTGCTGATCTCTGGACAATTTTTCCTCTTTCAGCCATTGAACTGGTCTCTTAGTCACATCTGACAGTTGCTCTTTTTGTCCAGTTGCTCAGTTTTGTAGGGTGGCCTGATGTTAATAGATTTTTTAGGTTGTGCCATACAATTTCCATTTCATTCATCTTTGTAGTCCTCCTATGATGGTTCAAATCTTGACCAATCATTTTATTACCATGTCTAGCTTTTTGTCCTCTAACAACTTCATCTCAAAACTCATTGGGCAGTTCCCTGGCCTTCATGGCAACAGGATTGATCTGATCTGTTGTTTCAGCTTTGACTTCATAAAGATATTTATTTTGCACTCGTGTAATTGAACATGTAGATTCTTTTCAACTTATTCAGTGTGACCTCAAGAAAATTGAATACACCTGGCCCAACTGAAAATGTGAATACAGAAGAACTGAATACTTAGTTAATGATACTATAGAGAATTACCTTAATAGGAATGGGAAAAAAATCCTGTTTCGATACTTTTTCATTTCACTTTGCTACATGGCAAAACAAGAAATAGGGGGGTGAGTAATTTGTGAACACATGGCATAATTACATGTCTATTAATACCCTTTCTTCTCTCTGTACCATAGTGCTGCTCCAATGGGGACCACAGCAAAGGAGGAGATGAACAAGTTTTGGGCCAAAAACAACAGATTAAACCGGCCTATGTCTCCCCATCTTACCATCTACCAGTATGTACACTATATATGTCAGACTGTAGCCCAAAGTCTTCTTCGGACAGTAATCTAAGAGATAGAAAGGCTCCATGATGTGATAAAGGACAAGTGTTCATTTCTTTATAATCACAACCCTATAGTTTCAAGAACATTACAAAATCTATTACCATAGATTATACAGGCTATAAAAATGATTGGCGGGATAGTCTGCTTTCATAGTGTGCAGTCTTTTCatcttttttaatattttaaaaatAGCAGCACAGGGTACCTTCTAAATAACAAAGTGCCCCTAAATTTATATGCCTTTGGATATGCTTTGGATGATAGAATGTAAAGTGAACTTTTAAAGAAGTTGGAAGTGTCATCAAAGTCTTATTAAAATTGGAATGGCTCTAACAAGGAAAACGTTTGGCCTAATGTAGACCTACTTACCTTCCTTTTCTCTGCAGCACTTTAGCTCCCTCTGTAATTCTCTGTATCATACCTGGTTATTCTAAGGCGGAACTCATTGTCTGGGCGCTACGGCTTTTACCCTGGCAGTCCTTACATTTCTTTGCCTATGATGTATGTGATCAGGTTACTGAACTTAGTTGCTCAGAATGGGCGTAACAGTTAATGCCTGAAATGTAAGAATGTGCTGTTATTATTCATGGCTGTCTTAGAATATATGCGGCCTTGGGTGCATATCATGCTAATGACAAGCCGAAACAACTTGCATGATGGGCTCTTTGACTCGGCAAGGTCCAGCTACAGTAAGTGCCACTGTCAGCTGATAATACTCAACTAGAATTATATAATACCAGAAACTCTCACCACACAGTCAATATACTCCCATATTGATTCTTATGATCAAAGTTTCTTGGAATTGGTTAGCAGTCAGTACCAACTTTTCCATCAGTACTTTTTCATTCTGGTGGCAGACTTTTAGCTACCTGCCTACATAGCATGAAACCCCAATTTTTCTTCATTGCTATTATTGAGCTCGCAAAAAGGGGCTTGAGGTTTCATAGTGTCCTTATAAAAAGTTAAAATTTTCTAAACTTTGGAAAGCAGCCTGTTCTGGCAAAAAAAAAGATACTGGGTGCACTTTTCTTCACGTGTTTGTTTTTAGTCCTTCTTGCAGCAGCTTTAATGTAAAAGAAGGTGCCGGCTTTTtttgcaaggaaaaaaaaaaagaatttgagAATGGCCTGATACGGTTTCTtcttggttctttttttttttttttttttccaccaagcaaccaggcttttgaacaaagaacattaaaagacactaagcctggtgccggactgatggtgctgacctgtggtcttcagaagctcatcagtttacacacacacacacacacacacacacacatagaggtagcttggcatacacagcAGTGCATGGATGTGCAGACAactacacgcacacacgtgtgcacatttattggggcggggcctacacacacacacacacagcaccttacatacatcacacactattattgttgctgtttttttgttctgttttgttgtttttcagttacttttgttgctgcagtgttgaggagctgaaatgcaaaaattttactctcttgtacttttataatgagacgtaacaaataaagaatcttgactcTTGTGTATCAGGTGGTCTGTCCCCATGATGATGTCcatcacacacagaggaacgggAGTGGGGCTGAGTGGAGGTATCgtaattgtcttttttttccttgtttctGCATGATAATGGATATATTAATTCCCTTCAGAACAAATCAATTGCCTCTTTTTTCTGATCTAAACCTGAAATAGATAAATTGTGGTTTTTCTTACTTGTATATATGAATTTCAAAATAAACAAATCATCTTATATGAAGTTGCTGTTGATGACAACACATTTGCTTATTTTCTGTAATTTTCCAGCACCCTGTGGAAACAAGTCCACTGCTGCCTCCAGCATTTAAATTGACCCTGGGGACTCCCTCAGTCTGTTTCAGCCCGTTGCTATTGATTTTTACTAAAAGCGTTCATCAGAATGACCAAAAAAAGGCAGTGGATGCATTAGAACACTTTGTATGTAATGTATTAAGTCCTCATATTGAGCAGGTAATAGCTTTTAGTCATTTGCCAGGTGTTAAGGGTTAGTCTGTTACAGGGTGTTGACCTTGGCAACACGAGTGCAAAtgctcagttcaattcagtttatgTATTTTGTGGGCTCAATTAAGGTCAGCAACCCCCACTGTCAATTTAGCTTGCACACTAAGGCATACATGCAGTCAGTCCCTTGGCttgtctcacacaaacacacacactcatacacacatccatcaccaagtctcatctcctcgtgtgtgtgtgtgtgtgtgtgtgtgtgtgtgtgtgtgtgtgtgtgtgtgtgtgtgtgtctgtctgtctgtctgtctgtctctgtctttctcagcTATCTCAGCCTTTGCTCTGGCAGCACTGGTATTACCAGGGAGCTACCCTCACTACCTGGACCTAATCCACTCCCTTTCTGTTGGCCCCTACCTCATTAGCCTGGCCAAGTTCGGCATTGCTTTCCCTGTATCTTACCACACCTACAACGGCATCCGCCATCTGGTGAGACTGATTTCACAGAGCTTGTGTTTGACCAGGGCACACTGTTGCTGTAAAGCCATAATGAGATGCGAGATCCTCGGGCAGGGTGTGCTCAACATGTGAATGTGCCTATTTTGGTTGCCTTTGGAACGAGAAGACAACAGCAAATACGAGAGTGTCAGCTTGCATCAGCTTTGCCGCCTTTTGTAAATGCTCTCGCATTCTCATGTGTTCAGGCATCTAGTTGATGCTGCTTCAGTTGCCTTCCTGTCTGACAGCATGTCTCGGGTCAAGATATGAACAGATTACCAGAGCCAAGAATGACAGGTTGATGCCCGAGTCACTGTGCATTCTTCTTGTTTTTTCTCTCTATGAAGACCTTGGTAAAGATATGAGCGcagagaacacagttaaaaacattTCCGATTGGAGAATGTCCATTTTTTCGTTGCATTCACTTGAGATGCTAATTTGTTTGTTTTCCCAGCTGTCTCAAATGTAAATATACTGTGGGTTCTGCACTTAGGAATATAACACTGTTCATTTGTGCCCAGTTTGTAAGCTAGCAAGGTGTCAGCTAAAATGTTATTGTCAGAAAAGTAGGATTGCGTATATCAGGTATTTGACTTGATGGGATACTCGCATTATCCATTGCAATTTGTGACCCTGATCGGACTAGCTGGAAgaagatggacggacggatggatggacagatggatggatgaacgaatGTGATGGACAGAGAATCCTGCTGTGGAACCGCCGGCTCAGTACTAACGAAGTGGAGAGTAGGCATCCGGCTAGTGAGACTAAACAACCACCAGCAGGGCTTTTGGACTCTTGGTCTGGTTAAGGGTTAAAAGAGGATCTGCATACCTAAGAATTTTAAGTGGACAAGGAACTGAAGGGATTAAGGAAACGTAATATACAGGTTATaccactggacttggtatatataccaagtccagttgcacttgattcaattcctttgtataaccatgacctggatgaatgagaacattcacagacatatacagGTTATAGTAATTATGATAATTATAAATTTAAATTATGTAGTGCTTTTGAAAAGATTGTTGCAAAGTGCAAAGCGAAATACACATAAAATACATTGATAAAACGGCAGCAGAACAAATTACAAAATGTGGTAGCAGAGCAAATGAAGTAAAATGGAGAATTAAATGAGAACTAAAATGAGATTTGATGCAGCAAACCTTGTGCCACACTCGATTCAGCATTCATACAAATACGTCTACAGAGGGCAAAATC is a genomic window of Lampris incognitus isolate fLamInc1 chromosome 14, fLamInc1.hap2, whole genome shotgun sequence containing:
- the sdhc gene encoding succinate dehydrogenase cytochrome b560 subunit, mitochondrial produces the protein MALLLRTLGRQGLCFSRPQHGVLFRHAAPMGTTAKEEMNKFWAKNNRLNRPMSPHLTIYQWSVPMMMSITHRGTGVGLSGAISAFALAALVLPGSYPHYLDLIHSLSVGPYLISLAKFGIAFPVSYHTYNGIRHLCWDFGKGFKIPEVYRTGYTVIALSIITSIAVCLI